Sequence from the Cetobacterium ceti genome:
TGGATATTCATAAAAACTCAATGGCAAGTAAGCTATCTGAGAAGGCCAACGCTTCAGATGTATATACAAAATCTAATGTTGATAGTATGTTGAGCAAAAAAGCTAATCAAGCTGATTTAGATAAAAAAGCAGATAAAACTACTGTTACTACTTTAGACACTAAAGTTAATAAAATTTCTAAAAACTTAAATAAAAAAGCAAATAAATCTCAAGTAAGAAAAATTAAAAATGCAGTAGAGCAAAATACTCGTAAAATAGAAAATAATAGAGAAAAAATTCAAAAATTAAATAAAAGAATAGATAAAATAGAAAATAAACTAAATAAAGGATTATCTCTTATGACAGCAATGAGTGCAATAGATTTCAATCATGTTCCTGTAGGAAAAGTTGCTATAGGAGCTGGAATTGGCCATTATTCAAATTCACAATCTGTTGCTATAGGGTTTGCTTATTCGCCTAATGAAAATATCCGATTAAATTCTAAATATTCCGTTTCAACTGATGATATAGAAACTTCTGCTTTTGCTGTAGGCGGCACTTATATTTTTAATTAATAACCTAATAAAAATAGTTAAAGGATTTTTATATTATTTTTAGAAAAGTATTTAAAATATTTGGAAAGGAACATGAAATGATTGATTTAAATGAAGTTAGAAAAAAATTAGAGAAATTAATTGGAAGTAGATTTGATAAAAATAAAATATTAGAAGCTTTTAAAAATTATCAAGAATTTGGAGATAATTCTGTTGTGATTTATCAGGCTGATTATGATAAAAGCAAATATTTTGCTCATATTAATCAAGTTGGAGCTCATAAATTTATAATTGAAGTTGATGAAAATAAAATTATAAGAGGACTTTTTGATTAAATAAGAAGAGCGTTCCTAGGAACGCTCTCTTAAATATATATTTTTAAAATATTAATTTTAGTTGAATATTTTCCATAATTAAAATCTTTAGTATCTATTATTTTAAAACCTATGTTTTTCCAAAACTTTAATCCTTTTATATTTTTTTGATCTACACCAATTCGAATATATTTTTGGTTTTCAACCTTCATTAGATACACAATTTTATTAAAAATACTTTTTCCTATATTTTTATTTCTATATTTTTTTTCTATTAAAAATAACCCAATCATTGCTTGATTTGGTTTCAAAAAATCTATTAAATATTTTACTACACCTATGATTTTACCCTCATATAAAATACCTAATCTATATTCATTTTTATATTTATCTTTTTCAGAAAATTCATTTAAAATATCTTTAACTTTTGAATCGAGATATTCATCTGTTAATTCTTTTAAGCAAATATTTTCGACAACTTCATAATAATCTAAAGAATTTAGAATTATATGTTTAATTTCATTGAAATTTGAATCTTGTAATTTTATTAAAGCTATTGCCATAAAATATCATCTCCAAATAAAAAACATATTATTTATCCTTTAATACATACTCCTTTATAGTTTTAACTACTCCCCCATTATTATTAGTATCAGCTATATAATTTGCTACTTCTTTTAATTTATGGTGGGCATTTCCCATGGCAAAACTATAAGTTCCTGATTCCATCATTTCAAGATCATTTAAATAATCTCCAAAAACCATAGTTTCATCCTTTGTTACATTTAACATTTTCTGAAGCTTTTCCACAGCTACACCTTTATTTGCATTAAAATTAGTTATATCTAACCAAATTTTACCAGATACAGCTACTTTAAATTCCTTTTCAAACTCTTTAAAATGAGGATATACATTTAACTCAGATCCTTCTAGATCACAAAATGTAACCTTTAAAATTTCATCTTCAATTTCAGATTCTAAAACATCCTTTAAAATCTCATATCTTTCATAATATTTCTCAATTTCAGAAATAAGCTCTGGTTCATCTGTTTCTACATAGGCAGCTTTTTTCCCACAAAGAACAACATTTGCACTTTTTATTTTTCTTCCTATCTTAACCAGTTCTTTAACATGTTCCTTATCAATAGAATTCACATATAACTCTTTCTCCTTCTCTACTATATAAGTTCCATTTTCTGCCACGAAAATAATTTCATTTTTGATTTTATCAAAATTTTTCAAAAGATTATAATACTGTCTTCCACTTGCAACAGCAAAGGTAATCTCTCTTTTTTTCAAATCTTCAAATATTGGCCAAAACTCTTCATTAATTTCATGTCTGTCATTTAAAAATGTTCCATCCATATCAGTAACAATTAATTTAATCACTTATAACCACCCTAACATTATTTTCTATTTATTTAATTTGTTTCTAACCTCATATAAAACTATTCCA
This genomic interval carries:
- a CDS encoding YadA C-terminal domain-containing protein, which encodes DIHKNSMASKLSEKANASDVYTKSNVDSMLSKKANQADLDKKADKTTVTTLDTKVNKISKNLNKKANKSQVRKIKNAVEQNTRKIENNREKIQKLNKRIDKIENKLNKGLSLMTAMSAIDFNHVPVGKVAIGAGIGHYSNSQSVAIGFAYSPNENIRLNSKYSVSTDDIETSAFAVGGTYIFN
- a CDS encoding GNAT family N-acetyltransferase, whose translation is MAIALIKLQDSNFNEIKHIILNSLDYYEVVENICLKELTDEYLDSKVKDILNEFSEKDKYKNEYRLGILYEGKIIGVVKYLIDFLKPNQAMIGLFLIEKKYRNKNIGKSIFNKIVYLMKVENQKYIRIGVDQKNIKGLKFWKNIGFKIIDTKDFNYGKYSTKINILKIYI
- a CDS encoding HAD family hydrolase, whose translation is MIKLIVTDMDGTFLNDRHEINEEFWPIFEDLKKREITFAVASGRQYYNLLKNFDKIKNEIIFVAENGTYIVEKEKELYVNSIDKEHVKELVKIGRKIKSANVVLCGKKAAYVETDEPELISEIEKYYERYEILKDVLESEIEDEILKVTFCDLEGSELNVYPHFKEFEKEFKVAVSGKIWLDITNFNANKGVAVEKLQKMLNVTKDETMVFGDYLNDLEMMESGTYSFAMGNAHHKLKEVANYIADTNNNGGVVKTIKEYVLKDK